Genomic DNA from Thermus amyloliquefaciens:
CCGAAGAGCTCCTTAAGGAGCTGGAGGAACGCTACGCCGCCATCGGCAAAAGCCCCCTCAACGAGATCACCCTGGCCCAGGCCATCAGGCTCCAGGCGCTTTTGAACCTCGAGGCCCCCGCCTACCCCAAGCGCCTCCTGGGCCCCTTTGGCCCCCGCACCCCCCAGGGCCCGGCCAGGGTGTACGTGGGCACCAAGCACTGGCACCCCTCCATTGGAGAAGCCATCGCCGCCATGCACGAGGACGGGGTGAAGCGGGCGGTGGCCATCGTGGCCGCCCCCCACTACTCCCTAAGGAGCGTGGCCGAGTACAAGGAGAAGGTGGAGCAGGCCCTGAAAGCCCTACCCGAGCCCATGGAGTTCCTCTGGGTGGAAAGCTACGAGGCCCACCCCGGCCTCATCGCCGCCTACGCCCGGCGCCTGGAGGAGGCCATCTGGCGGCTGCAAGAGCCCAGGAAGGCGGCCTACGTCTTCACCGCCCACTCCATCCCCCTTTCGGCGGTGGAGCGGGGGGACCCCTATCCCCGCCAGGTGGAAAGGACGGCGGAGCTCATCGCCAAGAGGCTTGCCCTTCCCCGCTTCTCCGTGGCCTACCAGTCCGCGGGCCGCACCCCCGAGCCCTGGCTGGGCCCCGACATCAACGAGCACCTCCGGGCCCTCAGGGAGGAGGGCTATGCGGAGGTGGTGGTGCAGGCGGTGGGCTTCCCCGCGGACCACCTGGAGGTCTACTACGACCTGGACCTCGAGGCCCAGGCCACCGCAAGGGAGGTGGGGCTAAGGCTCCTCAGGGCCCGAAGCCTCAACGCTGATTTGGACTATATCCAGGTACTCAAGGACCTGGTGGAGGAGGCGTGGCTCAGGTAGCCGTGGTGGGCGGGGGCTGGGCGGGGCTTGCCGCCGCCTTGGCCCTGAAGGAGGCCGGGGTGGACTTCCGGCTCTTTGAGGCCGGACTTCGCCTGGGGGGCAAGGTGCGCACCCATAAGGGGGAGGGGTTTTTGGTGGAAGGGGGCCCCGACGCCAGCGTGCGCTACAAAAAGGAGGTGCTGGAGCTGGCGGAGCGGTTTGGCCTCACCCCCATCGGCACCCTGCCCGCCAAGCCCGCCGCCTACATCCTGCGCAAGGGCAAGGCCCACCCCCTCCCCGAGGGGCTTTTGCAAATCGTCCCCGGGGACCTCAAGGGCCTCTACCGCACCCCCCTCCTCTCCTTTTCCGGGAAGCTTAGGGCCCTTTATGACCTCTTCCTCCCCCGCGGGGCCAAGGAGGATGAAAGCCTGAGGGAGTTCGTGGAGAGGAGGCTAGGCCCCGAGGTTTTCGCCGCCCTGGTGGCCCCCTTGGCGGGGGGCATCTACGGGGGCGAGCCCGAGGAGCTTTCCATGAAGGCCGCCTTCCCCCAGCTTCTGGAGCTGGAAAGGAGGCATCGGAGCCTCATCCTGGGGGCCATGCGGGCCAAAAAGGCCCGGGGAAGCCGCGAGGGGGGGAGCCTGTTCTTCTCCTTCCCGGAGGGGCTTGCCCTCCTAACCCGAAGGCTTGCGGAGGAGGTGGCGGGAAAAATCCTGCTGGGCACCCCGGTGCTGGCCCTCGAGCCCCTGGGGGGGCTTTACCGTCTTCACACCCCTAAGGGGACCTGGGAGGCGGAGGCCGTGGTCCTGGCCACCCCTGCCCCGGTGGCCGCCCAGCTCCTAAGGCCCTTCCTTCCCGAAGCCACCGCGCTCCTCAAGGGCATTCCCCACACCCCCGCCGCCACGGTAAGCCTGGCCTTTGCCGAGGCCCTGCCCCTGGAAGGGCATGGCCTTTTGGTGGCCAAGGGGGAGGGGTACAGGGCCAGGGGGTTCACCTGGACGCACCGGAAGTGGCCGGGAAGGGCCCCGGAGGGCTGGTCCCTGGTGCGGGCCTACTTTTCCGGGGAGACGGCGAGGCTTTCCGAGGCGGAGCTGGCCAAGGTGGCCCTGGAGGACCTCCGCCTCTTCCTGGGCCGGGAGGTGCGCCCCGAGCGCACCTGGGTCTTCCGCTTCCCCGAGGGGATGCCCGCCTACCGGGTGGGGCATCTGGAACGCATAGGGCGGTTAGAAACCGCCCTCCTCAAGGCCCCTGGCCTCTTCCTGGCGGGAAACTACCTGGAAGGGGTGGGCCTGCCCGAGGTGGTGCGCTCGGGGCGTAAGGCGGCCGAGCGGGCCCTCGGGTACCTGGCCCTAACCCCCACCCCCTAGGCAAGCCCCCGCCAGGGGGATAAGATGGGCCAAACATGGCCCTGCCCTACCCCGTGGTCGCCTTGGGCTCCCTTCTGCTCGGGCTTTTGGCGGGGGTTTTGGGCTACACCGCCCCCCACATCCTCCCCTGGCTCATGATCTTCACCGCCAGCACCGCCAGCGTGCACGGGCTTTCCTGGGGGGTGGCGGCGTCTTTGGCCTCCACCTTGGTTCTCCTTCTCTTCCCCGGCTTCAATACCTTGGCCCTAGCCTTGCTCCTCCTTTCCGCCTACCTGGCCCACGGCATCGGGGAAAGCCTCCGGCGGGCCCACCGGCGGGCCAAGGCCCTGGCCCGGAGCCAAAGGCTCCTGGCGGAGGCCCTCGAGGCCCTACCCCAAGCGGAAAACCGGGAAGAGCTCCTCCGAAGCCTCCCCGGGCGCCTGGCGGCCCTGGGGGAAGGGGGGCATGTGGGGGTATGGACACCCACCGGCCAGGGCTTCCGCCTCTTGGCAAGCATCCCTCCCCTTTCCCTTCAGGAGGTGCCCGCCAGCGGGGTCCTGGACCGGGCCTTCCGGGAGGGGCGCCCCGTGCACGTGCCCCACGTGGGCCAGGAGCCTGGCTACATCCCCGCTCCCGGCCTCCACACCCAAACGGAGCTGGCCCTGCCCCTTAAGGAAAGGGACCAGGTGGTGGCCATTTTGAACCTGGAGCGGGGGCAGCCCTTCGCTCCCGAAGAGGTGGAGGGCCTCGTGCGCTTCGCCCAGGCGGTAAGCCTCCAGCTGGACCGCTTGGCCGACCTCGAGGAGCGCAGGCTCATCGCCGACCTCTCGGAACGCCTGCAGAGCGCCAGCACCCTGGAGGAGGCGGGGGCCAAGGCCCTCGCCCTCCTCCTCGCCTCCCTGGGGCTACCCTCGGGCACCCTTTGGGAGGCGCGGGGTGGACGGATGGCAGCCTTGGCCTACCACGGGGTGGAAGAGCCCTCCCTCCTCCAGGTGCTGCGGGAAGGCCTTCCCTACGGGGTGGGCCTGGCCTGGCAGGTGTACGAGACCCAAAGCCCGGTGTTCACGGCCCGCTATGCGGAAGAAAACCGGGCGGCGCCCACCCTGAAGGCCCTGGGCTGGCGCACCTTCGCCGCCCTTCCCCTCCCTTCCCCCGGCGCGCCCCGTAGCCGCCGGGTGCTGGTGGTGGGCCAGAGGGAGGAGCGGCTTTGGCGAAAGGCGGAGGTGGAACGCCTCCTCCTCTTCTGCCGCACCCTGGGACTGGGGCTGGAGCGCCTGACGGAAAGAAGCCGCCATGAGGCGGTGAACCGGCTCTTCCTGAACCTGCTAGAGGTACCCCCCGAGGACCTCTACCAGCCCCTCCTGGAGGAGGCCATCCGCCAGGTGCCGGGCGCGGAGGCGGGAAGCCTCCTGGTCCTGGAAGGGAAAGAGTACCGCTACAAGGCGGCCCTCGGCTACGACCTGGAAGGCCTTAAGGGGGTGGCCTTTTCCTTGGAAGACCAGCTCCGCTGGTACGGGCAAGGGCGGGAAAAGGCCCTAAGGGGAGAGCCCCGCATCCTGAGCGCGGAAGCGCAGACCATCGCCGAGATCAGCCACGAGACCGCCCCCCCGGAGGTCATGGACGCCGCGGGAAGGGTCCGGGAGATCCAGGCCAACCTCTGCCTGCCCATCCCCTACAAGGGGGAGGTGCTGGCCTACCTGAACCTGGACAACCTCCACGACCCCAAGGCCTTCGGGGAGGACTCCTTGGAGGCCGCCCGCTTCTTCGCCGCGCCCCTGGCCACCCTGCTCCACGAGGTCCGCACCCGCCACCTCCTGGAGGAGGCGGCCCTCACCGACCCCCTCACAGGCCTAGGCAACCGCCGGGCCTTTGACCGTTACCTGCTGGAGGAGCTCAAGCGGGCGGAGCGCTACGGCTACCCCCTTTCCCTGGCGATCCTGGACCTACGGGGCTTCAAGCAGGTGAACGACCGCCTGGGCCACGCGGTGGGCGACCTGGCCCTGATCCAGGTGGCCCAAGCCCTTGGAAGGGAAAGGCGCAACGGGGACCGGCTCTTCCGCTGGGGCGGGGACGAGTTCGCCGCCCTTTTTCCCCACACCCCCAAACAGGGGGCCATCGCCGCCGCCTTCCGCTACGCCCAAGCCATCCAAAAGCTCTGTTTTGAGGGGCTCTGCCTGGGGGTGAACATCGGGGTGGCCACCTTTCCCGAGGACGGCACCACCCCGGATGCCCTGCTTTCCGCAGCCGACACCCGCATGTACGAGGCCAAAACCCGGGGGCTGGCGGTATTCGCTTGAAGCCCCGCCAAAAAGGGGTATACTGGACCTGGCCCACCCATGGAAGGAACCTGGGGCCCCATCCTTTGGCAAGCGCTCCTTCCCCTGCTGCGCCGGGGGCTCGAGGGGCTTGCGGAGTCGCTTGAGCAGGCGGCCCTGGCCCTCTCTGCCCACCGGGCCTACCTCTTCCGCCTGGAGGAAGGCCAGGGCACCTGGTACGCCAGCCAGCTGGCGGAATGGGCGGGTCCGGACACCACCCCCCAGCTGCAAAACCCCCACCTGCAACGCCTCCCCATGCGGGAAAGGGGCTATGGACGTTGGCTGGATCTTTTCCTTGCGGGTCGGGCGGTGGCCGGACCGGTGGCCTCCTTCCCCCAGGAGGAAAGGCCCTTGCTGGAAGCCCAAGAGATCCAAAGCCTCCTGGTGGTGCCCGTTTTCGTGGAGGAGAGGCTTTGGGGGTTCCTGGGGGTGGACGACTGCCGGCGGGAAAGGGGTTTCAGCCCAGAGGAGGAGGCCTTTCTCCGGGCTTTGGCCGAGGCCCTAGCCCACACCCTGGAACTCTGGGAAAGGAAACGGTGGCTGGAAACCCTGCTCCTCGCCTCCCCCTTTTACCTGGCGCGGCTGGACAAGGAAGGGCGCATCCTGTACGCCAACCCCGCCTTGAAAGGGGCTTTGCCCCAGGACCTGCGCCTTCCCGTGGAGGAGGCCCTCCGCCACCCCGGCCGCCCCCGCACCCTCCTCACCCGGCAGGAGCGGGCGGTGGAGTGGACCCTGGTGGCCGTGCCTGGGCCGGGGCAGGAGGTGCTGGAGGTGTTGGCCTTGGGCGTGGACGTGACCGCCCGGGAGGAGGCAGAAGCCCGGGAGAAGCGGTGGAACGCCTTCCGCAAAAACCTGCTGCGGGTTTACGAAACCCTCATGGCGGAGGGACTTTCCGACTCCATCTTTGGGCTGATCCTCGAGGCCGCCCTGGACACCATCCCCGCCGCGCAGGCGGGGAGCGTCACCGTGCTCATGGAGGACGGTGGCTACCACTTCCTGGCGGCGAAGGGCTACGACCTTAACGCCCTCCGCCAGGTATGCCTGCGCCCCGAAGAACCCCTATCCCTCACCGGCCACAGGGAGGCCCAGGTATTCACCTGGAAGGACCTGGAACGCTTCAACGCCCGTCTGGACGTAAAAAGGCGCAAAATAATGGAGGAAGCCGGCAGGGTGCGGGAGATCAAGGCCATCCTCTCCGTCCCCGTGTACCTGGCGGGGGAGCGCAAGGCCTTCTTATACCTGGATAACTTTGAGCAGGAGGACGCCTTTACCCCCCTGGACCTGGAGCTGGCCCAAGCCTTCGCCAGTCAGCTGGGCCTGCTCCTCCGCAGGTTGGAGCTGGAGGGCAGGCTCCAGCACCTGGCTTACCACGATCCCCTCACCGGTCTTCCCAACCGCCTCTTCTTCCTGGACAAGCTGGCGCAAGCCCTTGGGGAAAAGGGGACCGATCTGGCCATCCTTTACCTGGACCTGGACGGGCTCAAGCTGGTGAACGACCTGGAAGGGCATGCGGCGGGGGACGAGGTGATCCGGGTCATGGCCGCCCGCTTCCGGGCCGCCCTCCGCCCCCGCGACCTGGTGGCCCGGCAAGGGGGAGATGAGTTCTTGGTGCTCCTCACCGGCATCAAGGGGGCCGAGGACGTCATCGCCGTTGCCGAAAGGCTTCTGGAGGTGGCCCGCCTGCCCTGCCCCGTAGGGGAACGGGTCTACCACCTCTCCACCTCCATCGGCATCGCCCTGGGAGAACCCGGGCTGGCTCCGGGCGAGCTCCTCCAGCGGGCCGACCTGGCCCTGTACCGGGCCAAGGGGGAAGGCAAGGACCGCCTGGCCTTCTTTGAGCCCCACCTCCAAGAAGCCCTCCGGCGGGAAACCGATCTCCTGGAAGCCTTGCGGGAGGACCTGGAACGGGGCGAAGGCCTCTGGCTGGCCTACCAGCCCATCGTGGATCTGGGCACGGGCCAAACCGTGGCCTTAGAGGCCCTTCTCCGCTGGCGCCTGGCCCCGCCTTCGGAGCTCATTCCCCTGGTGGAAAGGCACCGGCTTATGGGCCAGCTTGGGCACTGGATCCTCCACCAGGCCTGTAAGGAGCAAGGCCGCCACGGGCTTAGGGTGCACGTGAACGTCAGCCCCCTGGAACTCCTAGACCCCACCTACCCCTTTCGGGTGGCCGAGACCCTAGAGGCAACTGGTTGTCCCCCCCACCGCCTGGTCCTGGAGGTGACCGAAACCTCCCTGATCCCCGACGACCGCGGACGCGACGCCAGCCGGGCCCTCGAGGCCCTCCGGAACCTGGGGATAGGGATCTACCTGGACGACTTCGGCTCGGGCTACTCTAGCCTGGAGCGGCTGGCCGAGCTCCCCGTGCAGGGGGTCAAGCTGGGCCAGGCCTTCACCCGGCGCCTCGGGACCCCGCCCAATCCCCAGGGCTCCTCCGCCCGGCTGGTGGCCGCCGTCTTGGCCCTGGCCAAAGCCTTGGGGCTGGAGGCCATTGCGGAGGGGATTGAGGACCAGGCCACCCTGGACTACCTGCGGCGCCTGGGCTTCCCCCTGGGCCAGGGCTACCTCTGGGGATGGCCCAAGCCCCTCCCGATAGAATGAAAAAAGTGATGGCCAACGCGCCTTGGAAAATCAGCCTGATCTACGTTGCCTTTTCCCTCCTCTGGATCCTAGGGAGCGACCAACTCCTCCTGAAGCTTCTTCCTTGGCCAGAAGAGCTAATCCGTTGGCAAACGGGCAAGGGCCTGGTTTTCGTCCTCCTTTCCGCAGGATTGATCTACGCCCTGACCGCCCGCTGGGAGCGGGACCGGCAAAGGTCGGCCCAGCTCCTGGAGGCCTCTGAGCGGCGTTTCCGGGCCCTCGTGGAAAACAGTCGGGAAGTGACCTTCGTCCTGGACGCAACAGGGCGGATCACCTACGCCTCCCCCAACGTGGGGCAGGTCCTGGGCTACGATCCCCAGGGCTACCTCCAGGAACCCACCTCCGCCCTGGGGTTTGTGCACCCGGAAGACCGCCCCTACGCCGAGGCGGTCTTCGAGGACCTGCTGCGCCATCCCGGGGCTGTTCGGGAGTACAGCTTCCGCCTGCTGGACGCCCAAGGGCAGGTGCGCCAAGCGCGGATTTGGGGGCGCAACCTTTTGCACGATCCGGCGGTGGCAGGCATCGTCCTCCACGTGCGGGACGAAAGCGAACTGGAGGAGGAACGGGCTAAGCTCCAAGGCCTCTTGGAGGCCCTCCCGGGACGGGTCTTTCAAGCCCGGGTACCGGAAGGTGCCGACCCTGCCTTCCTTCCCCTTTGGTACGCTTCCCCCCAAGGGGAAGCCATCCTGGGGTACCCTCCTCAGGAGCTCGGCAAAGACCCGCACGCCTTCTATGCCAAGGTGCACCCCGAGGACCGGGAAAAGGCCCAGCAGGTGCGCCGGGAAGCGGTAAAGCGCCCCTATGAACCCCAAAGGGTCACCTACCGTTTCTGGCATGGGCAAAGGCAACGCTGGATCTGGATGCAGGACACCCTGGTTTATCACCCTTACAATCGCCTGCTGACCGGCTACGGGGTGGAGGTCACCGAGATCATGGAGGCGGAGGAACGCTTCCGCCTCCTCTTCCAAGCCCATCCCCTGCCCATGTGGGTCTACGACCGGGAAACCTACCGCTTCCTGGAGGTGAACGAGGCGGCCCTCGCCCAGTATGGCTACACCCGGGAGGAGTTCCTCTCCATGACCATTCTGGAAATCAGTCCGGAACAGGAGCGGCTCCTGGAGGAACTCCCGAGCGAAAGACCCCCATTGTCCCATTCAGGCCCCTGGACCCACCGCTTGAAGGACGGGCGGGAGATCCAGGTGGAGATCCACTCCCATCTCCTGGACTATGCGGGCCGGCCCGCGGTCTTGGTGGTGGCCCTGGACGTCACCCAGGAGAAGGCTAAGGAAAGAGCCCTCCGGGAGTCCGAGGCCCTCTTCCGCACCCTGGCGGAAACCGCTCCCGCCCTCATCCTCATGTGGCAGGGGGAGCGCCTCACCTTTGCCAACGAAGAGGCCCTACGCCTCACCGGATACACCCGGGAGGAGCTCCAAAGCCGGCCCATCTGGGAGTTCGTCCATCCAGCCGATCGGGAGATGGTGCGGGAAAGGGGTCTGGCCCGCATCCGTGGGGACAACCCTCCGAGCCGCTATCCCTTTCGCATCCTCACCAAGGCGGGGGAGGTGCGCTGGCTGGACTATTCCGCCGCCCGGGTGGAGATCGGCGGCAAGCCTGCCGTCTTGGGGGTGGGGCTGGACATCACGGAGGCCAAGGAGCGGGAGCTCGCCTTGGAGGCCTTCGCCCGGGTGAGCCTGGCCCTGCGGCAAAGCGAGGACCTGAAGGAGATGATGGAGGCCGCCCTGGACACGGTGCTCGCCGTCATGGAGGCCCCGGCGGGGAGCATCCTCCTCTACGACCAGGAGACGGGCCGCCTGGAGGAGGCGGCGAGCCGGGGCTGGCTTAAGGAGGTCCCCACACCCCCCACCCTGGCCGAAGGGGGCATGGTGGCCCGGGCCTTCCAGGGAGAGGTGGTGGTCAGCCAGGACCTGAAGCAGGACCCCCGGGTGCGCCCTGGGGCCCGGAGCCTGGTCCCCGAGGGCTGGAGCGGGGTCGTGGTCCCCCTTCTGGCGGGCAAGGAACCCGTGGGGGCCCTCACCCTGGCCTGGCCTCACCCCCGCACCCCTACCCCGAGGGAGGTGGAACGGGCCCAGTTGGTGGCGGAAACCCTGGGCAACGCCGTGCACCGGGCCAGCCTTCGCCGTAAGCTCGCCCGGAGGGTGGAGCACCTGGAGGCCCTCCGGGCCATAGACCAGGCCATCGCCGGCTCCTTGGCCCTCGAGCCCACCCTGGAGATCTTCCTCAACCAGGTGATGCGCCTTCCCCTGGACGCCGCCGCCCTCTTTCTTTATGAACCCAGGGAAAAGGGCCTCAGGCTGGAGGGCCACCGGGGCTTCCTCTCCCCCAAGGCCCTCCTGCCCAAAGAAATCCGCCTGGGCCAGGGCCACGTGGGCCAGGCCGCCCTGCAGGGGGGCAAGGTGGCCGTGGACGACCTCACCCGGCAACCTGGGGCTCACCCGGACTTCACCCTCAAAGAGGGTCTGGTGGCGGAACGGGTCTATCCCCTCTTCGCCAAAGGCAAACTCCTGGGTGCCTTGGCTGTCTTTACCCGCAGGCCATGGGACCTTTCCCCTGAGGACGAGGAGTTCCTCGAGGCCCTGGCCACCCAGGGCGCCATCGCCCTGGACAACGCCCGCACCTTCCAGGAACTCCTGAAAAGCCAGCGGGAGCTGGAGGCCGCCTACGACCTCACCCTCTGGGGCTGGGCTAAGGCGGTGGAACTAAGGGACCAGGAGACCGCCGGGCACACCGAGCGGGTCACGGCGCTCACCCTGCGCCTAAGCAGGGCCCTGGGGGTGCCCGAGGAAGACCTAGACGACATAAGGCGGGGAGCCATCCTCCACGACGTGGGCAAGCTGGGCATCCCCGACGCCATCCTCCTCAAACCGGAGCCCCTCACCGAGGAGGAGCAGGCCATCATGAAAAAACACCCCGTCTACGCCTACGAGTGGCTCTCCGGCATCCCCTTCCTCAAGAAGGCCCTGGAGATCCCTTATGGCCACCACGAGCGCTGGGACGGCTCCGGATACCCCCGGGGGCTAAAGGGCCTGGAGATCCCCCTTTCGGCCCGCATCTTCGCCGTGGTGGACGTGTACGACGCCCTGACCTCCGACCGCCCTTACCGGAAGGCCTGGCCCAGGGATAAGGCCCTGGCCTACATAGAAGAGCAAGGGGGCAAGCAGTTTGACCCCGAGGTGGTGGCGGCCTTCCTGGGGTTGATGGCCGGGGAAGAGCATCTCCTGTCCTAGGGGCCGAAGCGTGCCCGGGAGAGGCGAAGAGGCATGGCCCCGGCCTTTTTGGGCTTGGGCCACCACGGGGCACTTAGCCCCAGCCCAGGAGCCGCCGGGCCTCCGGGGAAAGCCGGGCCGGGGTCCAAGGGGGTTCAAAGGTGAGTTCCACCTCTACCTCCTCCACGCCCGGGATGCGGCTTAAGGCCTGCCGCACCGCATCCCCCATGCTGTCGTGCAGGGGGCAGCCCGGGGTGGTGAGGGTCATGCGCACATAGGCCCTAGGGGGATCCACCTTAAGCTCGTAGATGAGCCCCAGGTTCACCACGTCCAGGCCCAGCTCCGGGTCGTAGACCGTGCGCAAAAGGTTCCACGCCTGCTCCTCCAAAGGGTTCATCGCCGCATCACCTCCCAAAGGGCGTAAACATGGGGAAAAACGCCGGCGAGGTAGATCCACCCCGCCCAGGGAAGGAAGGGAAGAAGAAGCGCCCCCACGGCCAACAAAGCCCCTGCCCCATACCCCGCGCCCTCCGGGAGCATCTCCTTGAGCAGGGGCACCTTCTCCTTCCCCGCCCTCGGGGCATACCGGTGGGTCCAGACCAAAAAGGGCAGGATCTTGTAGAGCATCCCCGTCACCACCAGCCCCACGAAACCCAAGGCGAACCAAAGGGCTGCCCAGACCGGTTGAAAGGGCAGAGCCAGGAGGGCAAGGCCCAGGAAGAAAAGGCCCAGGAGGTAGTGCCGCACCCCGATGTCCAGGGCCTTTTTCATACGGTTTTTGAGGATGCGCCCGGTGTCGTAGAGGGCGAGGGCATAGGCCAAAAGGAGGAGGAGATAGCCCAGCCTCTCCCCCATGGCCAGACCCAGAAGCCCCAGGTTGGCCGCCCAGAGGAAAAGCCCCAAGACCCGCTCGTCCACCCCGTGGGTGAGGGTGAACATGGAAAGGAGCTTAAACCCCACCCCCAGGATGGAGAGGAGGAAGACCCCACCCAAACCGGCAAGGAGGTGCCAGACCAGCCTTTCCGGGTCGTAAAAGCCGTAGCGCTGGGAAAGGGCCTGCAAAAGGCCCAAGAGAGGGGTGAGGACCAGGTAGAAGACCACCCAGGCCAAGGCGGTGGCCACCCGGTTCCAACGGGGGCTTGGCGGAAGGTGAGGTAGGCGTGGTAGGCGAAAAAGAGCAGGGCCACAAGGGTCAGGGCCCCCCCACCGGGACCAGAAGGGGCGCTTGGGCGAAGCCCAAGGCCAGAAGGAAAACCCCCAGGCCCCACAGGGCCATCACCGGATACCCCCATTCCGGGCGAAAGAGGGGCGCCTCCAGGACCACCGGCAAAAGCTGGTGCATGGCCCCGAGGAGCACCCCCACCCCAAAGCCCAGGAGGAACAGGTGGGCCACGGCCAAACCCAAGGGTGCCGGGGTAAGGAAAGCGCCTCCGGATGAAGGGCCAGAAGAAGGCCGGCCGCCAGGAAAAACCCCTCTCCCCAAAAGATGAAACCGGCGGGGATGGCGAGGGGGATCACGCGGGTATGGGCCGTGGCCAACATCAGGTTAATCTTGAGTCCGCCCCTCGGGATTGGCCATGACCCAGGTCAAGACCCCCCTCAGCGGCCCGGGGGCAGGAGGGTGAGGAGGTCCCCCTCCCCCAAGGGGGTGGCCAGGCCCTCGAGGTAGCGCACATCCCGGCCATTGAGCAACACCGCCCAGCGGGGCCTAAACCGCCAGAGGGTCTTGGGCTCCAACCAAAGGCCCACCTCCTCCTCGGCGGCCACGGCCTCCAGGGCCAAGTCCCTTAGGGCGGGGTTCACGGCAAAGGCCTTGAGGAGGGCTTCCCCCACGCTACCCGCCCGCAGGGAAAGGGGCTTGGGCAAGGCAGGGTAGGCCAGGCCCAAGGCCTGGAAGCGCACGGCCACCCTACCCTCCCTCAGGGCCAAGGCCGCATCAAACCCCTTCCGCATCACCTCCTCCTGGGCGGCCAGGTAGACGAGCCATGGGCGCACGTCCCGCACCCTCTCCGCCACGTACCGCCCCACCTGGGCAAAGGAAAGGCCCACGTACTCCGGAGGGATATGGGCCCCCTTCGGGCCAAGCCCCCCGTGCCA
This window encodes:
- a CDS encoding PAS domain S-box protein translates to MANAPWKISLIYVAFSLLWILGSDQLLLKLLPWPEELIRWQTGKGLVFVLLSAGLIYALTARWERDRQRSAQLLEASERRFRALVENSREVTFVLDATGRITYASPNVGQVLGYDPQGYLQEPTSALGFVHPEDRPYAEAVFEDLLRHPGAVREYSFRLLDAQGQVRQARIWGRNLLHDPAVAGIVLHVRDESELEEERAKLQGLLEALPGRVFQARVPEGADPAFLPLWYASPQGEAILGYPPQELGKDPHAFYAKVHPEDREKAQQVRREAVKRPYEPQRVTYRFWHGQRQRWIWMQDTLVYHPYNRLLTGYGVEVTEIMEAEERFRLLFQAHPLPMWVYDRETYRFLEVNEAALAQYGYTREEFLSMTILEISPEQERLLEELPSERPPLSHSGPWTHRLKDGREIQVEIHSHLLDYAGRPAVLVVALDVTQEKAKERALRESEALFRTLAETAPALILMWQGERLTFANEEALRLTGYTREELQSRPIWEFVHPADREMVRERGLARIRGDNPPSRYPFRILTKAGEVRWLDYSAARVEIGGKPAVLGVGLDITEAKERELALEAFARVSLALRQSEDLKEMMEAALDTVLAVMEAPAGSILLYDQETGRLEEAASRGWLKEVPTPPTLAEGGMVARAFQGEVVVSQDLKQDPRVRPGARSLVPEGWSGVVVPLLAGKEPVGALTLAWPHPRTPTPREVERAQLVAETLGNAVHRASLRRKLARRVEHLEALRAIDQAIAGSLALEPTLEIFLNQVMRLPLDAAALFLYEPREKGLRLEGHRGFLSPKALLPKEIRLGQGHVGQAALQGGKVAVDDLTRQPGAHPDFTLKEGLVAERVYPLFAKGKLLGALAVFTRRPWDLSPEDEEFLEALATQGAIALDNARTFQELLKSQRELEAAYDLTLWGWAKAVELRDQETAGHTERVTALTLRLSRALGVPEEDLDDIRRGAILHDVGKLGIPDAILLKPEPLTEEEQAIMKKHPVYAYEWLSGIPFLKKALEIPYGHHERWDGSGYPRGLKGLEIPLSARIFAVVDVYDALTSDRPYRKAWPRDKALAYIEEQGGKQFDPEVVAAFLGLMAGEEHLLS
- a CDS encoding metal-sulfur cluster assembly factor; the protein is MNPLEEQAWNLLRTVYDPELGLDVVNLGLIYELKVDPPRAYVRMTLTTPGCPLHDSMGDAVRQALSRIPGVEEVEVELTFEPPWTPARLSPEARRLLGWG
- a CDS encoding protoglobin domain-containing protein — protein: MKGVVWREEALVLDLPPLPEAVFADLLAFGGLGEEAKRAMRLDAERLLEGAAAFVAGVYDHLSRHPGTARALGWEGRVPEEELYLRRAFFSAWLARTLGVDTSAEFAREVYRAGLWHGGLGPKGAHIPPEYVGLSFAQVGRYVAERVRDVRPWLVYLAAQEEVMRKGFDAALALREGRVAVRFQALGLAYPALPKPLSLRAGSVGEALLKAFAVNPALRDLALEAVAAEEEVGLWLEPKTLWRFRPRWAVLLNGRDVRYLEGLATPLGEGDLLTLLPPGR